A part of Trichoplusia ni isolate ovarian cell line Hi5 unplaced genomic scaffold, tn1 tig00001365, whole genome shotgun sequence genomic DNA contains:
- the LOC113507279 gene encoding LOW QUALITY PROTEIN: cyclin-dependent kinase 20-like (The sequence of the model RefSeq protein was modified relative to this genomic sequence to represent the inferred CDS: inserted 1 base in 1 codon; deleted 1 base in 1 codon): MDNDVANYSVIGRIGEGAHGLVFKARHIPTGREVALKKILIKNLEDGIPVNVMREIKALQLLRCKYIIKLHDMFPRGMSLVLVLEYMCSGLWDMLHHTQQELTLPRVKTYAQMLLKGTRYMHAHYVMHRDLKPANLLINHEGXLKIADLGLARLYWPDGGRPYSHQVATRWYRAPELLYGGKVYNEKVDLWAVGCILAELITKQALFAGESDIEQLAIVLQHLGTPTEETWPGHSELPDFHKITFPESSPTPWPELLPGVEPHAVHLVKSFIMYDADKRISAKEALRHQWFYNRPAPASLEDMPKPMMNKLK; encoded by the exons ATGGATAACGACGTGGCTAACTATTCAGTGATTGGTCGCATC GGGGAGGGTGCCCATGGGCTGGTCTTCAAGGCAAGACACATTCCCACGGGACGCGAGGTAGCCCTAAAGAAGATACTTATTAAAAACCTCGAGGATGGCATTCCAGTGAACGTTATGAGGGAGATAAAAGCGTTGCAGCTGCTTCGATGTAAATAT ATAATAAAACTCCACGACATGTTCCCCCGCGGTATGAGCCTGGTGCTAGTTCTGGAGTACATGTGCTCAGGGCTGTGGGATATGCTGCATCACACACAGCAGGAGCTGACCCTTCCGAGGGTCAAGACTTACGCGCAAATGCTGTTGAAAGGCACTCGTTACATGCACGCGCATTATGTAATGCATAGG gACTTGAAACCTGCAAACCTCCTTATAAACCATGAAG ATTTGAAGATCGCGGATTTAGGTCTAGCTAGACTCTACTGGCCCGATGGAGGAAGACCATATTCACATCAAGTTGCCACAAG ATGGTATAGAGCTCCCGAGTTGTTGTACGGCGGCAAGGTATACAATGAAAAAGTTGACCTATGGGCCGTTGGATGTATATTGGCAgaattgataacgaaacaagcaCTCTTTGCC GGGGAATCAGACATTGAACAGCTGGCGATTGTGTTGCAACACTTAGGCACGCCTACAGAGGAGACCTGGCCAGGACATTCAGAGTTACCAGACTTCCATAAGATCACTTTCCCCGAGTCATCACCGACACCCTGGCCAGAACTACTGCCGGGAGTGGAGCCTCACGCTGTGCACCTTGTCAAGTCCTTCATAATGTATGATGCTGATAAGAGGATATCAGCAAAAGAG GCATTACGGCACCAGTGGTTTTACAACAGACCCGCGCCAGCGTCTTTGGAAGACATGCCAAAACCAATGATGAATAAACTTAAGTAG